Genomic DNA from Cytophagia bacterium CHB2:
CAGGATGTTTTTAAGGCCGACGCGATCTTGCGCGAGCTGCCGGGGTTCAAACCCTGGTTTCGCTTTCCCTTTCTCGACGAAGGCCGGACCATCGCGGATCGCGACGCCATTCGCAAGGCGCTGAATGAGCGCGGTTATTTCAACGGCTATGCCACAGTTGACAATTATGATTGGTATTTCGACCGTCTCTTTCAAGCCGCGCTGCGCGAGAAAAAGAAAGTTGATTATGAAAAACTTGAGCAGCTTTACCTCGAGCATCTTTGGCAAAGCCTCAGCTTTTATGATCAAATGGCGCTGGCGGCACTCGGCCGCTCGCCCAAGCACGTTTTGCTGCTGCATGAGAATGATCTCGCCGCCTTGTTCGTCGACAGCTTGATCGAGTTTCTCCGCGCCAAAGGCTGGAAGATCATCTCGCCGGCGGAGGCTTATCAAGATTCGATTGCGACGATGATTCCCAATGTTCTCCTGAACAATCAAGGCCGAGTTGCGGCACTGGCCAAAGCGAGCGGTTACACGGGAAAATTTTCACAAGATTCCGAGGATGAGAGGTTCCTGGAAAAATTATTCGAGCAACAACGAGTTTTTCAAACGGAGTAGCAATGAACAAAAAGTCTATTTTGACCTGCGGCCTGATGGCCGCTTTCTGGCTTTGCGTTTGCCCAAGCTTTGAAGCGGTTCTGTCACAGCAGTCCGCCGATGAGCAAAAAGCCATCGATGCACTTGTGC
This window encodes:
- a CDS encoding polysaccharide deacetylase — encoded protein: MTIFRWFSTFSLMFQQQAEIFMTRNCRIFLMCLFPARMLAAQEIALTFDDAPIADGFYFTGAARTETLITKLKNQNVPQVAFYCVSTRADSTGRARLRRYAEAGHIIANHSHSHTRIQQLGAAGYIQDVFKADAILRELPGFKPWFRFPFLDEGRTIADRDAIRKALNERGYFNGYATVDNYDWYFDRLFQAALREKKKVDYEKLEQLYLEHLWQSLSFYDQMALAALGRSPKHVLLLHENDLAALFVDSLIEFLRAKGWKIISPAEAYQDSIATMIPNVLLNNQGRVAALAKASGYTGKFSQDSEDERFLEKLFEQQRVFQTE